A genomic segment from Pyrodictium occultum encodes:
- a CDS encoding phosphoglycerate kinase — protein MPCSLRNKYLIPTIDDLDKYFGIKGSKILIRIDINSPIKPETGEILDDSRIRAHAETLRELVERGAAVVAMSHQGRPGESDFVSLNKHAELLEKHTGMTIHFIDDVIGPAAREEIKKLRTGEILLLDNTRLVSEEIIEATPEKHAESIFVSRLAPLFNYYINDAFATAHRSQPSIVGFPMKLPSAAGRVMERELVALSKLYNPEERPRVFVLGGGKVHDTLRILEYLHSNRAVDRILATGLVAELFLVAKGVDIGEANMKVLESKGLLALLPRARRLLLKGLPIETPVDFKTLVNDNVEVEAIGSSIKGVIKDIGPQTIKMYVEIMKEARLIVLRGPAGVIEDPRFQDGSKELLRAAVESSAYVIVGGGHLNSIAAKLGLSERPNLHISTGGGALLLFLAGEDLPGLVALAKSAQKFFDKFLKQAALP, from the coding sequence TTGCCGTGCAGCTTGCGCAATAAGTACTTGATACCCACCATCGACGATCTTGACAAATACTTCGGCATTAAGGGCTCCAAGATACTGATAAGGATAGACATCAACAGCCCGATAAAGCCGGAGACCGGCGAGATACTCGACGACAGCAGGATACGCGCACACGCCGAGACGCTGCGAGAGCTCGTCGAGAGAGGAGCCGCTGTCGTCGCTATGTCGCACCAAGGGAGGCCCGGGGAGAGCGACTTCGTCAGCCTGAATAAGCACGCCGAGCTGCTCGAAAAGCATACGGGGATGACAATCCATTTTATAGACGACGTCATAGGCCCCGCCGCCCGCGAGGAGATAAAGAAGCTGAGGACGGGCGAGATACTGCTCCTAGACAACACGCGTCTCGTATCCGAGGAGATTATCGAAGCTACGCCGGAGAAGCATGCTGAGAGCATCTTTGTCAGCAGGCTAGCACCCCTCTTCAACTACTACATTAACGACGCGTTCGCCACCGCCCATAGAAGCCAGCCCAGCATTGTAGGCTTCCCCATGAAGCTCCCATCTGCAGCCGGCCGTGTAATGGAGAGAGAGCTAGTAGCTCTGTCAAAGCTCTACAACCCGGAGGAGAGGCCACGAGTCTTCGTGCTAGGCGGGGGGAAGGTTCACGACACCCTGAGGATTCTCGAGTATCTACACAGCAATAGGGCTGTGGATAGGATTCTCGCCACGGGTCTTGTGGCAGAGCTCTTCCTCGTCGCCAAGGGCGTGGATATCGGCGAAGCTAATATGAAGGTGCTGGAGTCGAAGGGGCTGTTAGCACTCCTCCCACGGGCCAGACGGTTGCTGCTAAAGGGTCTCCCTATAGAGACCCCTGTGGACTTCAAGACACTTGTGAACGATAATGTAGAGGTAGAGGCGATAGGCAGCAGCATCAAAGGCGTTATAAAAGACATAGGGCCCCAGACGATTAAGATGTACGTGGAGATCATGAAAGAGGCCAGGCTAATAGTCCTGAGAGGCCCCGCCGGCGTGATAGAGGATCCCCGGTTCCAGGATGGGAGCAAGGAGCTACTGCGGGCTGCAGTAGAGAGCAGCGCCTATGTGATAGTTGGCGGCGGCCACCTCAACAGCATTGCGGCTAAGCTGGGGCTCAGCGAGCGCCCCAACCTGCACATAAGCACGGGTGGCGGCGCGCTTCTCCTGTTCCTGGCCGGGGAGGATCTGCCAGGCCTGGTAGCCCTGGCTAAGTCAGCCCAGAAGTTCTTCGACAAATTCCTGAAGCAGGCCGCTCTCCCCTAA
- a CDS encoding type II glyceraldehyde-3-phosphate dehydrogenase produces MARVKVAVNGFGTIGKRVAEAVMKQPDMELVGVVKTKPDYVARYAVSRGIPLYAPSDRLEAFQEKRVPVEGSLEDLLGKVDVVVDATPGGMGAKYKPLYEKYGVKAIFQGGEKADVAEVSFNTLCNYEEALGRRSVRVVSCNTTGLLRSICSLSRIARIRRIRATIVRRAADPKEVKRGPVNAIVPNPARLPSHHALDVKTVLPWLDIATAAVVVPTTLMHVHVVVAELEQQVSREDVVSAFEQTPRILLADADTGLASTADLVEYARDLGRKRYDIPELVIWLDSVAVLNDKEVIWMQAVHQESIVVPENIDAIRAVMETAKSAEETMSITDKTLGITHGRIP; encoded by the coding sequence TTGGCCCGGGTAAAGGTGGCTGTGAACGGATTCGGCACCATAGGGAAGCGTGTCGCCGAGGCTGTTATGAAGCAGCCGGACATGGAGCTGGTCGGTGTCGTGAAGACTAAGCCGGACTATGTTGCCAGGTACGCGGTTTCGAGAGGCATACCGCTCTACGCTCCCAGCGACCGCCTGGAGGCCTTCCAGGAGAAGAGGGTGCCCGTGGAAGGGTCCCTAGAGGATCTCCTCGGCAAGGTAGACGTCGTGGTTGATGCCACGCCTGGAGGCATGGGAGCCAAGTATAAGCCCCTCTACGAGAAGTACGGTGTCAAGGCTATTTTCCAGGGCGGCGAGAAGGCTGACGTAGCCGAGGTATCGTTCAACACGCTGTGCAACTACGAGGAGGCCTTGGGCAGAAGGAGCGTCAGGGTGGTCTCCTGCAACACCACCGGGCTCCTGCGCAGTATATGTAGTCTCTCCCGGATAGCCAGGATAAGGCGGATACGCGCCACTATAGTACGCCGCGCAGCGGACCCCAAGGAGGTGAAACGGGGCCCCGTCAACGCTATAGTGCCGAACCCCGCTAGGCTGCCCAGCCACCACGCGCTTGACGTTAAGACTGTGCTGCCGTGGCTCGACATAGCTACAGCCGCAGTGGTGGTGCCGACAACGCTGATGCACGTCCACGTGGTGGTTGCAGAGCTGGAGCAGCAAGTGTCCCGGGAGGACGTGGTCTCGGCGTTCGAGCAGACGCCTAGGATACTGCTCGCCGACGCTGACACGGGGCTGGCCAGCACTGCAGACCTGGTAGAGTACGCCAGGGATCTCGGAAGGAAGCGCTACGACATACCGGAGCTAGTAATATGGCTTGACAGCGTGGCAGTGCTTAACGACAAGGAGGTTATATGGATGCAGGCAGTGCACCAGGAATCAATAGTGGTCCCGGAGAACATTGACGCGATAAGGGCGGTGATGGAGAC